In Actinoplanes octamycinicus, the genomic window CTCTACAACCTGGCTGACACGCTCGCCGGCGACGGGCAGCACGCGGCCGCCGAGGAGCCGCTGACCGAGGCCGTCCGGCTGGCCGAGGCGATCGCCCCGCACGGCCCGGAACTGGCCGGGATGCGCGCCGCCCGGGTCTGGCAGCTGCTCGAACGAGGCGAGCCGGCCGCCGCCGCCCGGCTCGGCGAGGAGGCGCTCGCCGCGCTCCCGTCGGTCACCCGAAAGGCGATCGGCCTGCTGCTCGCGCTCGGCGTCGCGGAGGACGACCAGGGCCGGCCCGGGCGCGCCCGGGAGCACTTCGACCGAGCGAGAGCCATCGGTACGGCCATCTCCCCGCTGCTGCCCGAACTGCTCTGGATCGAGACCGCCCTCGGCCGGCACCTGCTCGACGGCGGCGCCCCCGCCGAGGCGGCCGGCTGTTTCGACCGGGCGATCGCGGTGGCCGAGAGCCTGCGCCCCGGGTCGGCCGCCGAACCCGGCCTGGAACGCCTCTTCGGCTCGGCCCGGTCCGCCTACCACGGGCGGATCGAGGCCGCCTGGCGCGACGGCGGCCCGGCCGAGGCCGCGATCGCCTTCCACGCCGCCGAGAGCTTCCGTGCCCGCACCCTGGCCGAGCTGCTCGGCGGCGCCGGGCAGCGGCTGACCGGCGAGGCCGCCCGGATCGTCGGTGAGCTGGACCGGACCCGGTCCGAGCTCGGTGCGATCTACCGGGGCGCCGGCGGTGACCCGGGGCCGCTGGAGGAGCGGGCCGAACGGCTGCGGCTGCGGCTGCGGGCCCTCGACCCGCGGACCGCCGACCGGGAGGCGCCCCGGGCGTGCACGCTCGCCGAGGTGCGGGACGCCCTGGCCGACGGCGTCACGGTGGCGGTCTACGAGGTGACCGACGACGGGGTGTTCCTGTTCGGGGTGAGCCGCGACCGGTTCACCTTCACCCGGCTGGAACCCGGCGCCGACCAGCTCGGCACGCTGGTCGAGGCGGTCGCGGCGGCCTGCGCCGACCCGGACAGCGCGGTGCCGGCGGCCGAGCTGCGCCAGCTGGGCGAGTGGCTGCTGCGCCCGATCGCCGACCGGCTCGGCAGGCTGGCGGTCTGTCCCGGCGGGGTGCTGGCGCGGCTGCCGTTCGAGGCGCTGGAACTGGACGGGGTCGCGCTGCTGGAGCGCTCGGTGGTCTGGTCGGTGCCGTCGGCGACCGTGCTGACCCGGTTCGCCGCCGCCCCGCGGCGGGCGCCCGGACGGCCGTTCGCCGGCTTCGCGATGGCCGCGACCCCCGGGATGGACGCGCTGCCCGGGGCGGCCCGGGAGGTGCGCGCCGCCGCCGAGATCCTCGGCACCCCGGACGCCGTCGACCTGGCGCCGACCGCCGCGTCGATCCGGGCCGGGGCGGCCGGCGCCCGGTACGTGCACCTGGCCATGCACGGCTCGACCAGCGACACCCAGCCGCTGTACTCCGGCTTCCCGCTGACCGGCGACGAGTTCCTGTACGCGTACCAGATAGCCGATTTTGATCTTGCTGCCGAGCTGGTGGTGCTCTCCGCGTGCGAGACCGCCACCGGCGCGTCGCGGGCCGGCGAGGGCGTGGTCGGGCTGGCCTACGCGCTGTTCACCGCGGGGGCCCGGGGGGTGCTAGTGAGCCGCTGGCCGATCGCCGACCCGATCGCCGCCCGGCAGATGAAGGTCCTCTACCGCGACCTGGCCGACGGGCAGCCGGCGGCCGTCGCGGCCCGGGCGGCGGCGCTGCGGATCCGGCGCACCCGGCCGCACCCGCGGCACTGGGCCGCCTTCCACCTGATCGACCTCAGCACCGGAGGGACCTCCGCATGATCACCGTGGATCGGCCGACCGAGCGTCGCACCGCCTGGCTGCAGTACCTCGTGGTGGTGCTCACCTTCACCGGGCTGCTCTGGTTCACCGTCGGCAGCCTCCGCCTGGTCCTGCTGCTGTTGCCGCCGCTGCTGCTGATCGCCGGATACCGGTCCTGGCTGGTGGAGCGCCTGTCCCCCCGGCTCGCGCAATACTACGGGCACGCGGTGGTGGCCGGCGCGGCCGACCGGATCGTCCGCCAGTTCGCCACCAACGACCACCTGTTCGAGCAGTGGACCGCCGCCGGGGCGCCGGCCTCCCGGCTGGTGGCGGCGCACCCCGACCAGATCACGGCCGGCATGACCAGGCTGCGGGCGGCCGGTCCACCGGCGCGCCGGATGCGCCCCGCCGCCCGCGCCGCCAACCGCACCACGGCCGCGGCGCTCGGCCTGACGCTGGGCGCGGTCCTCGGCCAGGCGCCGATCGGGACGCCGACCCTGCCGATCGTGCTGGCCCTGGTCGTCGTCTTCCGCGTGGTGGTGAGCGTCCGCAACCGCGGCCAGCTGGCCCGGGTCGCCGGCGCCATGCGCACCAACACCCGGGCCGAGCTGACCGCGCTGCTGAACCCGCCGTGGACCGACCGCCGGATCGCGGTGGTCGAGGAGCTGCGCCGCCTCCTCGACCCGGCGCCGCACCCGGCACGCCTGCCCGAACTCCGGCTGATCGAACTCCTGCTGATCGGCGGCGCCCTCATCGGGGCGGTGGTCAGCTACCTGCTCTGACAGATCAGGTCGTCGAGCAGGGTCAGCTGCCGCTGGACGACCGCCCGGTCCCGGTCCGGGTCGGCCAGCTCGGTGGCCAGGTAGAGCACCGTCGAGCGGCGCCCGCCCGGACCCGCCGCGGCGAGCGTGCTCATCCCGGGCATCGAGCCGAGGTGCGCCCACGCGCCGCCGCACCGGTTCGGGATCCACATCACGCCGAGCCCGTAACGGATGCCGGGCCGCAGCGCCTGGAAGTCGTCGGCCGGCACGGTCCGGTGCAGCTCGGCCAGCTGTCCCGGCGGCAGCAGCCGGCCCCGCTCCAGCGCCTGCCAGAAGCCGGCCAGATCGGCCGGGGTGCTGACCAGGCCGCCGGCCGCGCCGGTCACCGTCGGGTTGAACTCGGTCGTGCCGACCAGCGGCCCGCCCGGCGCGAACTGCTTGCTCGCCTCGGCGTGCGGCCGCGGCAGGCTCACCCGGTCGCCGGGGTAGAACGTGTGGGTCAGCCGCAGCGGCGCGAGGATCCGGGACCGCACCGCGGCCTGCCACGGGCGCCCGGTGACCCGCTCCAGCAGCATCCCGGCGACCAGGTAGTTGGTGTTCGAATAGCTCCACCGGGTGCCAGCCGGGAACAGTGGCGCGTGCCGCATCGCGGTCGCCACCAGGTCCTTCTCGGCGTAGTGGTCGAAGCGGTGCGCCGCGAACCCGTCGGCCGACTGCCAGACGGTCAGGTCGAAAGTGGGGTCGTAGAGACCGCTGGTCTGCTGCAGCAGGTGCCGCACGGTGACCCGCCGGCCGTCGTTGCCGTTGCCGTCCACCACCCCGGGCAGCCAGCGGTCGACCGGATCGTCCAGGCCGATCCGGCCCTCCCCGGCGAGCTGCAGCAACGCCACCGCCACGAAGGTCTTCGTCACGCTGCCGATCCGGAAATACCCGTCGACCGGCGCCGCGCCGCTGCTGGCCGCGACCGCCCGGCCGCCGTCCCGGACCAGCCCCTGCACCCCGGTGATGCCGAGGCCGTGCAGGTCGTCCACCCCGTGCCGCAACACCGCGGCGGTCCCCGGGTGAGCCACCGCGGGCGCCGGCACCAGCACCCCGGCCATCACGATCGCCACACCCCTGCGAATGACAGCGGAAATCCTCACATCGATGCCCCATTTCCGTTCGAAGGATTGCCCTCAAACCGTATGAAAAGCATCGATCCCCCGGCCAGCCGGTCACCCCGAGTTCCGCGCTGGGGGTTATCCCCCGTCGTCCGAGCCCAGGTGGCGCAGGACCGCGAGGACGCGGCGGTTGTCGGCTTCGGCCTGAGGGAGGCCGAGTTTGTCGAAGATGGCGGCCACGTGCTTCTCCACCGTGCCGCCGGTGACCACCAGGGCAGCCGCGATGCCGGCGTTCGAGCGGCCCTCGGCCATCAGGGCGAGCACGTGCCGCTCGCGGGCGGTGAGCGCGGCCAGGCCCTCCGCGCGGCGGCCGGCGCGCAGCAACTGGCCGACGACCTCGGGGTCGAGCGCGGTGCCGCCCGCGGCGACCCGCTCCAGCGCCTCGGCGAACTCGGCGACGTCGGCCACCCGTTCCTTCAGCAGGTAGCCGGCGCCGGCCGCGTTGCCCCGCAGCAGCCGGGCCGTGTAGCGCGTCTCGATGTACTGGGAGAGCACCAGCACCCCGGTGCCCGGGTGCCGGCCGCGGATCTCCAGCGCGGCGCGCAAACCCTCGTCGGTGTGGGTCGGCGGCATCCGGATGTCGACCACCACGACGTCGGGCTGGTGCTCGGCGACCGCGGCGAGCAGCGCCGCCCCGTCGCCCACGGCGGCGCACACCCGGTGGCCGTGGTCCTCGATCAGCCGGGTCAGGCCGGCCCGGAACAGGACCGCGTCCTCGGCGATCACCACCCGGGCGCTCACGCGTGCATCGGCAGTTCGACGGTGGCGGTGGTCGGGCCGCCGGGCGGGCTGGCGATGGTGAACCGGCCGTCCACCACCGCGACCCGCTGGGTGAGCCCGGACAGGCCGGTGCCCCGCGCCGGGTCGGCGCCGCCGGCGCCGTCGTCGGCGACGCTGAGCCGCAGCACGTCGCGGGCGCCCGAGGCGCGGACCACGATCCGGCTCGCCGAGCTGTGCTTGACCGCGTTGGCCAGCAGCTCGGCGGCGCAGAAGTAGGCGATGGTCTCGATCGCCGGGGTGGGCCGGACCGGGACGCCGACCCGCAGCTCGACCGGGATCGCGCTGTCCGCGGCCAGCGAGGCGAGCGCGTCGCCCAGCCCGGAGTCGAGCACCGGCGGGTGCAGGCCGCGGGCCAGGCCGCGCAGCTCGGCGAGCACCTCCTTGGCACCACGCAGCGCCGCGTCGACCAGTTCGCGGGCCGCGGCCGGGTCCGGGACGTCGCCGTGGTCGCCGAGCTTGCGGCGGGCCATCCCGAGGTTCATCGCGAGGGTGGCCAGCCGGATCTGCGCGCCGTCGTGCAGATCCCGTTCCAGGCGCCGCAGCAGGGCGGCGGAGTCGTCGACGGCCAGCGCCCGGCTGTGCTCCAGGGCGTGCACCCGCTGGGCCAGCCGGCCGGGCCCGAGCAGACCGCGGATCAGCCGGGCGTCGGCCCGGGTGACCGCCCGGGTCACCCACGGCGCGGCGAGCAGCATGGCCGCGCCGGCCGCCGCCGCGGTGAAAGTCCCGGGCAGCGTGGTGACCTGGAACGTGCCCTCGCCGAACAGCCCGAACGGCGTGTAGACCGGCAGCGGGTCCAGCCGGGCGCCGGGCGGGTGGTTGCGGAAGGCGCCCCACAGCAGCGGATAGCCGAGGTTGACCAGGCCGCCGATCCAGAAGTAGGCGGCGTACAGCTCGAGCAGGCCGATCGGCAGCTTGACGCACTGGTAGGCGACGATCCGCCAGGCGGCCCCGTCACCGGCGTGGTGCCGGGCCGGCGGGGGCGCCGTCACCCGGGTCCCGAGCAGCCGGGCCGCCAGCCGGCGCTGCGGCGCGCCGAGGCGGTGCGCCGCGCCGGTCGACACGAGCAGCACGACCGCCAGTCCGGTGCCGGCGGCCGCGACGGCCAGGACCGCCGGGGACGGGTTGCCGCCGCGGCCGCCCTCGGCAGCCCACCACGTGAGATCCACCGCGACGACCAGGAACACCACCGGGTTGAGCACCGCGAACGGCGACGCCGCCAGGCAGAACAGCAGCTCACGGGCGTACCGGAAGGGTTGTCGGACCGGACCACAGCGGACCGGAGACGGAATGCTCACGGAGGGAGACGGTAATCGCGCCGGGGTCCGGGCAGAACCCGGCAGGCCGCCGTCCTCAGGTGGGGGATTTCCCCCAGAGGCCGGCGAAGCGGGCCGGGTCGAGCCAGTCGGCGCCGGAGGTGTCGATCGGGAACCCGGCGATCCGCAGCCGCTGCGCCACCCGCTGCACGAAGACCTCCCGGTCCGCGCGGGAGTCGCCGTCCAGCCGGACGATCTCCCGTCCGTCCAGCTCGGTGACCCGCCCGGCCGCGCCGATCTGCACCACGATCGTCTGGTCCGGGTACAACGCCAGCGCCCGCCCGGCCCGGATCAGCGTGTCCGGATGGGTGCCGTTGACGTCGTCCGGGGTGAGCAGCACCAGCGACGCCGGGCCGATCGCGAAGCCGGCCCGGACCACTTCCTCCCGGTACGGCGTCGGCTTCCCGGTCCGGCCGACCACCTCCTCCCAGTCCAGCGGACGCAGGTCGAGCGAGCGCAGCAGCCCGAAGACGGCCGCGCTGGCCGGGGTGTCCCGCCCGTGCACCACGAAGATCTCCCGCCGGACCGGTTCCGGCTCGGCCACCACGGCCGGAGCCGCCGGGCGACCGGCGCCGCCGGTCCACAGCCAGGCCTTCCGGTCGAACGTCTTGACCCGCACGTCGACGCTGCGGAACTCGTCCTCGGTCAGCCCGTCGTAGCCCTCCCCCACCACGTCCTCGTGGGTCCGGTCGGTGACCAGCGCGACCACGTCGGCGTCCGGGTGCGCGGCGACCGCCTCGCGCAGCGCCGAGCTGTCCAGCAGCCGGCCGATGCTGATGATGGTGTTGTCGCTGAAGCCGATCGCGGCGACCGCGAACGGCCCGGAGCCGACCGACAGCCGCAGCCGGATCCGGTCGGCCGGGTGCGCCGCGTTGTCCGCGCGCATCGCCGCCCGCCAGCCGTGCAGCAGTTTCGGCAGCGCGAGGTGGGCCGGCACGCTCGCCGGAAGCACCACCATCATGCCGTCGCCGGCGTCCTGCCGGTCGGTGTCGTGCAGAGGCAGGCCGAGGCCGGTGATCACCTGCTCGACCAGGCCGGCGACGCGCCGCTGCACCTCGCGGCGGCGCGGCGCGGACCGGGAGCTGTAGTCCACCACGTCGATGCCGAAGCCGACCCGGTACTCGACGTCGGGCTTGGCCGCGGTGTCCGGCGCCCACTGCGCCGGCACCAGCTTCTCCACCCGTTCCGCCTCCTCCCGGGTGGCGTCCAGGTATTCGACGTCGTCGTCGATCCGGCCGGTCAGCCACTCGGCGACCTCGGCGTCGGCCGGCAACGGCACGGGCAGCGACCGGTCCATGTTGGCCCGGGCGATCCGCACGCTCTGCCGCATCCGGCGCAGGCCGCCCAGCGCGGCGGCCAGCTCCGCCTCGTCGGCGGCGAACGCGGCGAGGTCGACCGGCTCGCCCGGTCCCCCGGCGCGCAACCGGTCGCGGATCTCGGCGACCCGGCCGGTCAGCCGGGACCGCAGCTGCCGAAGCTGCCCGGCGTCCAGCACCCGGGCCTGGTAGCGCAGCTTGGTGGCGTGCATCAGGTAGCGGCCCAGCGGCGGCAGCGCGGTGCCGCCGTCGCTCCAGGCGAACCGGCTCAGCGGCTCGTCCTGGTCCATCGCGCCGATCAGCACCAGCCGCCGGTCCGGACGGCTGCCGGCCGGCGTGGTCTCCCAGGCGGCGAAGTCGTCCAGCGCGCCCCGCCGCGACCACCAGCCGGCGCCGTCGTCCGGCCGGCTCGGCACCGCCGCGCGCACCTCGGCGGCCGCCGGGTCGGCGGCCTTGGCCAGGTAGACCAGCGCGCCGCCGAGCAGCCCGGACGGCTCGGCGCCGCCGAGCTTGTCCCACCATCGGGTGTACTCGTGCCAGCCGGGCGGGACGGCGGCGCCGATCCGGGGCCGGTCACGCACCACCGCCGCCGGGGAGGCGATCGCGAAGGAGAGGTTCAGGACGTCGTGCTCGCGGCGGGCGATCACCTGGAAGCGCACCGCGGGATCCTGCAGGCCGGCCAGGGCGCCCTCCGGCTCGGCCGCCGGGTCGGCGGGCAGTCCGGCGGCCAGGTCCGCGCCGAGGATCGGGTCGGTCATGCCCAGTTGGGTACGGCACCGCTCCCAGAACCGGCCGATCCAGCGCAGCGCGGTGGCGGCGTCCGGCCCGTCCAGCGGCGCGTAGAGGTGCGCGACGAGCTCCTGCTCAACGAGCTCGCTGGTCGTCACGACCCACCTCCGGCTCGGTGCGGGACACCGAGGCCGGCGTCGGCTCGCCGGTCAGCCGGTGCACCAGCTCGTTGCGCCGCTCCAGCACCCGCGGCGGGATGCCGACCTTGTCGGTGCTGCCGATCCGGAGGATCCGCTCCGGCCCGTAGATCTCCAGGTCCGCCGTCGCGTCCCGCAACTCGTCCAGATCGCCGGTGTCGAGCGCGGTACCGACCCGCCGGAGGACCTCGGACACCCGCTCCCAGCGTTCCGGCACCAGGGTGTAGAGGACCAGGTCGGACAGCAGGTCGACGGCTTCGGCCACGGACTCGGCGTCCCAGTGCTTCGGGAGGTCCATGATGGGCACTGTAGCCAGCGCCGGGCCGCCCGCGCCTCCACCGACCAAACGACCCGTTCCGAGACTGTCCTGATTAGCATCGGTCACATGCCGGACCCCCGCGAAGTCTTCGTCATCCACGGCCGCGACGAGCAGGCCCGCCTCGCCCTGTGGCGGTTCCTGCAGGCCATCGACCTGCACCCGCTGGACTGGGAGGAGGTCGTCGAGCGCACCGGCCGGGGCATCCCGCACATGACCGAGGTGCTGGCCAAGGCGTTCGAGGAGAACCAGGCGGCGATCGTGCTGTGCACCCCGGACGACGGGGCGGTGCTGCACGAGGAGCTGCGCGGGCGGCGGGAACAGCCGTACGAGACCGAGCTGACCGGCCAGGTCCGGCCGAACGTGCTCCTCGAGATGGGCATGGCGCTGGCCCTGCAGCCGGAGCGCACGGTCATCGTGGAGATCGGCGACCTGCGACCAGTTTCGGACATCGCCGGGATCAACGTGATCCGGTTCAACGGCACCGCGGAGAGCCTCAACAAGATCGCCGG contains:
- a CDS encoding sensor histidine kinase; translated protein: MSIPSPVRCGPVRQPFRYARELLFCLAASPFAVLNPVVFLVVAVDLTWWAAEGGRGGNPSPAVLAVAAAGTGLAVVLLVSTGAAHRLGAPQRRLAARLLGTRVTAPPPARHHAGDGAAWRIVAYQCVKLPIGLLELYAAYFWIGGLVNLGYPLLWGAFRNHPPGARLDPLPVYTPFGLFGEGTFQVTTLPGTFTAAAAGAAMLLAAPWVTRAVTRADARLIRGLLGPGRLAQRVHALEHSRALAVDDSAALLRRLERDLHDGAQIRLATLAMNLGMARRKLGDHGDVPDPAAARELVDAALRGAKEVLAELRGLARGLHPPVLDSGLGDALASLAADSAIPVELRVGVPVRPTPAIETIAYFCAAELLANAVKHSSASRIVVRASGARDVLRLSVADDGAGGADPARGTGLSGLTQRVAVVDGRFTIASPPGGPTTATVELPMHA
- a CDS encoding TIR domain-containing protein, whose translation is MPDPREVFVIHGRDEQARLALWRFLQAIDLHPLDWEEVVERTGRGIPHMTEVLAKAFEENQAAIVLCTPDDGAVLHEELRGRREQPYETELTGQVRPNVLLEMGMALALQPERTVIVEIGDLRPVSDIAGINVIRFNGTAESLNKIAGRLELVGCAVNRKGTDWLDTKPFEDLSAYQRRFTPRSA
- a CDS encoding CATRA system-associated protein, giving the protein MDLPKHWDAESVAEAVDLLSDLVLYTLVPERWERVSEVLRRVGTALDTGDLDELRDATADLEIYGPERILRIGSTDKVGIPPRVLERRNELVHRLTGEPTPASVSRTEPEVGRDDQRAR
- a CDS encoding CHAT domain-containing protein, whose product is MPRGPSGPLVRLVGRQVEAAERDRAAGDQLAARDRYARVLDRLRRGPSWWHSPLTRLLWAQATADALTVLGEIDMARGRPDLARPSFEAARSRYREIVHETSEDFATVLNNLGVVYEQLGLLAESEEALRQAVRFSRDPRAALNNLALTLQAAGYPDAAFDALDRAAALTGPDDSLGWMLDGERAFHLMYRGDFATALVRLAGRYEQARDPVDAAYAAGNLAQAYAALHDPPRALDWQRRAVDLRRRWQPDSLPLAISLYNLADTLAGDGQHAAAEEPLTEAVRLAEAIAPHGPELAGMRAARVWQLLERGEPAAAARLGEEALAALPSVTRKAIGLLLALGVAEDDQGRPGRAREHFDRARAIGTAISPLLPELLWIETALGRHLLDGGAPAEAAGCFDRAIAVAESLRPGSAAEPGLERLFGSARSAYHGRIEAAWRDGGPAEAAIAFHAAESFRARTLAELLGGAGQRLTGEAARIVGELDRTRSELGAIYRGAGGDPGPLEERAERLRLRLRALDPRTADREAPRACTLAEVRDALADGVTVAVYEVTDDGVFLFGVSRDRFTFTRLEPGADQLGTLVEAVAAACADPDSAVPAAELRQLGEWLLRPIADRLGRLAVCPGGVLARLPFEALELDGVALLERSVVWSVPSATVLTRFAAAPRRAPGRPFAGFAMAATPGMDALPGAAREVRAAAEILGTPDAVDLAPTAASIRAGAAGARYVHLAMHGSTSDTQPLYSGFPLTGDEFLYAYQIADFDLAAELVVLSACETATGASRAGEGVVGLAYALFTAGARGVLVSRWPIADPIAARQMKVLYRDLADGQPAAVAARAAALRIRRTRPHPRHWAAFHLIDLSTGGTSA
- a CDS encoding response regulator transcription factor, which gives rise to MSARVVIAEDAVLFRAGLTRLIEDHGHRVCAAVGDGAALLAAVAEHQPDVVVVDIRMPPTHTDEGLRAALEIRGRHPGTGVLVLSQYIETRYTARLLRGNAAGAGYLLKERVADVAEFAEALERVAAGGTALDPEVVGQLLRAGRRAEGLAALTARERHVLALMAEGRSNAGIAAALVVTGGTVEKHVAAIFDKLGLPQAEADNRRVLAVLRHLGSDDGG
- a CDS encoding CATRA conflict system CASPASE/TPR repeat-associated protein, giving the protein MTTSELVEQELVAHLYAPLDGPDAATALRWIGRFWERCRTQLGMTDPILGADLAAGLPADPAAEPEGALAGLQDPAVRFQVIARREHDVLNLSFAIASPAAVVRDRPRIGAAVPPGWHEYTRWWDKLGGAEPSGLLGGALVYLAKAADPAAAEVRAAVPSRPDDGAGWWSRRGALDDFAAWETTPAGSRPDRRLVLIGAMDQDEPLSRFAWSDGGTALPPLGRYLMHATKLRYQARVLDAGQLRQLRSRLTGRVAEIRDRLRAGGPGEPVDLAAFAADEAELAAALGGLRRMRQSVRIARANMDRSLPVPLPADAEVAEWLTGRIDDDVEYLDATREEAERVEKLVPAQWAPDTAAKPDVEYRVGFGIDVVDYSSRSAPRRREVQRRVAGLVEQVITGLGLPLHDTDRQDAGDGMMVVLPASVPAHLALPKLLHGWRAAMRADNAAHPADRIRLRLSVGSGPFAVAAIGFSDNTIISIGRLLDSSALREAVAAHPDADVVALVTDRTHEDVVGEGYDGLTEDEFRSVDVRVKTFDRKAWLWTGGAGRPAAPAVVAEPEPVRREIFVVHGRDTPASAAVFGLLRSLDLRPLDWEEVVGRTGKPTPYREEVVRAGFAIGPASLVLLTPDDVNGTHPDTLIRAGRALALYPDQTIVVQIGAAGRVTELDGREIVRLDGDSRADREVFVQRVAQRLRIAGFPIDTSGADWLDPARFAGLWGKSPT
- a CDS encoding serine hydrolase domain-containing protein; translated protein: MAIVMAGVLVPAPAVAHPGTAAVLRHGVDDLHGLGITGVQGLVRDGGRAVAASSGAAPVDGYFRIGSVTKTFVAVALLQLAGEGRIGLDDPVDRWLPGVVDGNGNDGRRVTVRHLLQQTSGLYDPTFDLTVWQSADGFAAHRFDHYAEKDLVATAMRHAPLFPAGTRWSYSNTNYLVAGMLLERVTGRPWQAAVRSRILAPLRLTHTFYPGDRVSLPRPHAEASKQFAPGGPLVGTTEFNPTVTGAAGGLVSTPADLAGFWQALERGRLLPPGQLAELHRTVPADDFQALRPGIRYGLGVMWIPNRCGGAWAHLGSMPGMSTLAAAGPGGRRSTVLYLATELADPDRDRAVVQRQLTLLDDLICQSR